In Bacillus sp. DX3.1, the following proteins share a genomic window:
- the yhaM gene encoding 3'-5' exoribonuclease YhaM, with the protein MKKKIAEYEVGEQVDIFLLIKTATKGIASNGKPFLTVILQDQSGDIEAKLWDVSPEVEQQYVAETIVKVAGDVQNYKGRIQLRVKQIRVANANEVTDISDFVEKAPVKKEDMVEKITQYIFEMRNPNIQRLTRHLLNKHQNEFLEYPAATKNHHEFVSGLAYHVVSMLDLAKGIATLYPSLDKDLLYAGVILHDLGKVFELSGPISTTYTLEGNLLGHISIMVNEIGKAADELQIEGEEVLILQHIVLSHHGKAEWGSPKPPLVREAEILHYIDNLDAKMNMMDRALGRTKPGEYTERVFALDNRSFYKPTFHN; encoded by the coding sequence ATGAAAAAGAAAATTGCAGAATATGAAGTTGGTGAACAAGTCGATATCTTTTTGTTAATTAAGACAGCAACAAAAGGAATCGCAAGTAATGGGAAGCCGTTTTTAACAGTTATTTTACAAGACCAAAGCGGTGATATTGAAGCAAAGCTATGGGATGTATCACCTGAAGTGGAGCAGCAATATGTAGCTGAAACAATCGTGAAAGTAGCTGGAGATGTTCAAAATTATAAAGGACGCATTCAATTGCGCGTAAAGCAAATTCGCGTTGCAAATGCAAATGAAGTGACAGATATCTCAGACTTTGTAGAAAAAGCGCCAGTGAAAAAAGAAGATATGGTCGAAAAGATTACGCAGTACATATTTGAAATGAGAAATCCAAACATTCAACGTTTAACGAGACACTTATTGAATAAACATCAAAATGAATTTTTAGAATATCCAGCAGCAACGAAAAATCACCATGAGTTCGTATCAGGACTAGCGTACCACGTTGTATCGATGCTTGATTTAGCAAAAGGAATCGCAACATTATATCCGTCTCTAGATAAAGATCTATTATATGCGGGTGTTATTTTACATGACCTTGGTAAAGTCTTTGAATTATCCGGTCCAATTTCAACAACATATACGCTAGAAGGAAACTTGCTTGGCCACATTTCCATTATGGTGAACGAAATTGGAAAAGCAGCAGATGAGTTGCAAATTGAAGGAGAAGAAGTATTAATTCTTCAGCATATCGTGCTTTCTCATCACGGAAAAGCAGAGTGGGGTAGTCCGAAACCACCGTTAGTGAGAGAAGCAGAGATTCTACATTACATCGATAACTTAGATGCGAAGATGAACATGATGGACCGTGCGCTTGGACGCACGAAACCAGGCGAATATACAGAGCGTGTCTTTGCGCTTGATAATCGTTCGTTTTATAAACCGACGTTTCATAACTAA
- a CDS encoding SMI1/KNR4 family protein — protein sequence MTWFNVRKKKITDEQIQQLEQYLGVKFPNDFIECVKKYDGGYPHPKIFDVQGQDKNAFSYLLTLDSESKYSILRAYEGIKDRLVDKVYPFGRDSFGNFLCFDYRNNPEAPTVVFWEHEEDMEKAIYPVCSSFQELLDSLRDFEDEE from the coding sequence ATTACATGGTTTAATGTAAGAAAAAAGAAAATTACAGATGAACAAATTCAGCAATTAGAACAGTATTTGGGTGTCAAATTCCCTAATGATTTTATTGAATGTGTGAAGAAATATGATGGAGGTTATCCTCATCCAAAAATATTTGATGTACAGGGACAAGATAAGAATGCATTCAGTTATCTATTAACTTTAGATTCAGAAAGTAAGTACTCCATTCTTCGGGCATATGAAGGCATAAAAGATCGATTAGTAGATAAGGTATATCCTTTTGGCAGAGATTCATTTGGAAACTTCTTATGCTTTGATTACCGAAATAATCCCGAAGCCCCAACCGTTGTATTTTGGGAACACGAAGAAGATATGGAAAAAGCAATTTATCCTGTTTGTTCATCATTTCAGGAATTACTTGATAGCTTACGCGATTTTGAAGACGAAGAATAA
- a CDS encoding YrhA family protein: MWKNLILEIEKKEKSYNDKLNTPATDTEVQKLRERAKESFNIDLPSEYEEFLKTVNGLDFNGLVIYGVDPSLLDIEMDELICGLIDTNEIWYENEWQKIYLFLGDSDIAWFCKNLSDGTYVELDKPSGTVMEIYNDFNTMIEAALQDHLL; the protein is encoded by the coding sequence ATGTGGAAAAATCTAATTTTAGAAATTGAAAAAAAAGAGAAAAGCTATAATGATAAACTGAATACACCAGCAACAGATACTGAAGTTCAGAAATTAAGAGAACGTGCTAAAGAGAGTTTTAATATTGACTTACCGAGTGAATATGAAGAGTTTCTTAAAACTGTAAATGGTTTAGATTTTAACGGGCTAGTGATTTATGGAGTTGACCCTTCTTTACTAGACATAGAAATGGACGAACTGATTTGTGGGCTTATAGACACGAATGAGATTTGGTATGAAAATGAGTGGCAAAAGATATATCTATTTCTTGGGGATTCAGATATAGCATGGTTTTGTAAAAACTTATCTGACGGTACATATGTGGAACTTGATAAACCATCTGGTACAGTAATGGAAATATATAATGATTTCAATACGATGATTGAGGCGGCATTACAAGATCATCTTCTTTAG
- a CDS encoding Rap family tetratricopeptide repeat protein, whose amino-acid sequence MSAHVVTKEQIQHSLDNWYRSMLQQQVEKATRFKEEIAGKIAKIEEDQKLLLYYALLDFRYKVLTDGLSIKKESFNKIESFDIPTDNFLSYYYHFFKAIHATLLANHNEAKEHYEKAENLLKPISNELEQAEFYYRIASFYNITFHSLMGIKCASKAEEIFSKHTGCEINVALCKNILGGACVQLQQFELAEEYFTSAIDILQKQNEETLILRVRNNLGWLYASQNLPSLAIRHLSEVNQKIPNHFKAIFLQAREHFKLGEKEIADEFIRKGLDVCKKIKNEEYKHHFAILRGMNDNIPLTELETLIILGTAYFKQERLLGYVQEYEEILAVKFHEMVNLEKSAKYFYSAYKAKQKLSEKGALK is encoded by the coding sequence ATGAGCGCACATGTAGTAACGAAAGAGCAGATTCAACATTCGTTGGATAATTGGTATCGTTCGATGTTACAACAACAAGTAGAAAAAGCGACACGATTTAAAGAGGAAATTGCTGGGAAGATTGCTAAGATCGAAGAAGATCAAAAATTATTGTTATATTACGCTTTACTAGATTTTAGATATAAAGTGTTAACAGATGGTTTAAGTATCAAAAAGGAGAGTTTTAATAAAATTGAATCTTTTGATATACCAACCGATAACTTTCTATCTTACTACTACCATTTCTTCAAAGCTATTCATGCAACTCTACTTGCGAATCATAATGAAGCTAAAGAACATTATGAGAAAGCAGAAAATCTTTTAAAACCCATCTCTAATGAACTAGAACAAGCTGAATTTTATTATAGAATTGCATCTTTCTATAATATTACTTTTCATTCGCTTATGGGTATCAAATGTGCATCTAAAGCAGAAGAGATATTTTCTAAGCACACTGGTTGTGAAATTAATGTAGCTTTATGTAAGAATATTTTAGGAGGAGCTTGTGTACAGCTACAACAATTTGAATTAGCAGAAGAATATTTCACTTCTGCAATAGATATTTTACAGAAGCAAAATGAAGAAACCTTAATCTTAAGAGTTAGAAATAATTTAGGTTGGTTATATGCAAGCCAAAATCTTCCAAGTTTGGCTATTCGCCATTTGTCAGAAGTTAATCAAAAAATCCCTAACCACTTTAAAGCTATTTTCTTACAAGCAAGAGAACATTTTAAACTTGGAGAAAAAGAAATAGCAGATGAATTTATTAGAAAAGGTTTAGATGTTTGTAAAAAAATAAAAAATGAAGAATACAAGCATCACTTTGCAATTTTAAGAGGAATGAATGACAACATTCCTTTAACAGAATTAGAGACTTTAATTATTTTAGGAACTGCTTATTTTAAGCAAGAGAGGTTATTAGGGTACGTACAAGAATATGAAGAAATATTGGCAGTCAAATTTCATGAGATGGTAAACCTTGAAAAATCGGCAAAATACTTCTATTCAGCTTATAAAGCTAAACAAAAATTATCAGAAAAAGGAGCGTTAAAGTGA
- a CDS encoding Phr family secreted Rap phosphatase inhibitor, whose translation MKKFCSIMIGLAMIGIISFGLNSSVETLQSAHGDYPAPAKPGYFNINIGDGGSPEYTHGHTGIVGEDGHADLPAPQEN comes from the coding sequence ATGAAAAAGTTTTGTTCCATTATGATAGGGTTAGCTATGATTGGTATTATTTCTTTTGGATTAAATAGTTCTGTAGAAACTTTACAGTCTGCTCATGGAGACTATCCTGCACCTGCAAAACCTGGTTATTTTAATATTAACATCGGGGATGGTGGCTCTCCTGAATATACACATGGACATACTGGTATTGTAGGAGAAGATGGTCACGCAGATTTACCAGCACCGCAAGAAAATTAA
- a CDS encoding SMI1/KNR4 family protein, giving the protein MFDFLKKYAVADRIVRSNQTPIFYPIYQEEIAEAESLLQMQLPKELSCFYQEIGCGFLKSSKRTFFNRFMDPISVADFRMRQDIYEYDPDLDGVDDEESFVFFEVTELSFLTIKFKEENALGQCPIYYGETKIADSLEEFLIKMNEQPDYYIE; this is encoded by the coding sequence ATGTTTGATTTTTTGAAAAAGTATGCTGTAGCAGACAGAATTGTCCGTTCTAACCAAACACCTATTTTCTATCCTATATATCAAGAAGAAATAGCTGAAGCAGAAAGCCTATTGCAAATGCAACTCCCAAAAGAATTGAGCTGCTTTTATCAAGAAATAGGGTGTGGGTTTTTGAAGTCTAGTAAAAGAACATTTTTCAACAGATTTATGGACCCGATCTCAGTTGCAGATTTCCGTATGAGACAAGATATTTATGAATATGACCCAGACTTAGATGGTGTAGACGATGAAGAATCATTCGTATTTTTTGAAGTAACGGAATTGAGTTTTTTAACAATTAAATTTAAAGAGGAAAATGCATTAGGTCAATGTCCTATATATTATGGTGAAACAAAGATAGCAGATTCTTTAGAAGAATTTTTAATCAAAATGAATGAGCAGCCTGACTACTATATAGAATAG
- a CDS encoding AAA family ATPase — translation MKIEKLHIYGYGKLENVEIDLSLLTVLYGENEAGKSTIRSFMKSILFGFPTRGQRRYEPKEGGKYGGAMTVITEQHGRLKIERLPKTAAGEVTVYFQDGKTGGEEVLHGLLSGMNEGLFDSVFSFDMHGLQNIHHVGEAEIGNYLFSASAVGSDALLQLDKKLEKEMEQRFKPNGRKPEINASLQEVKKIQEKLTEWQGKIDTYEKLTQQQKECEQRLVSIRNEKEMAGKRKQDYEVLAALQPLVIEQRAYEKLLEEQAQPFPVRGMMRYETIKAKLEPLQVQVDALTKRMEMVQSEVNTIQIQEELLQKESYVEELRMQYMSYENARQEIRDLTGRLGHIKDEIEELEQQIGTTFERESVLSFDTSLATKELVTQTVQKARELDGRKQQLDERFKAVQEQLEEQEDNVKQIRQQMLSDEERQTYVEKEKSFQEAMFAGAGAERVKRKYEDRMKEVQQKKQRWQMICFLLLLVNTGVLLTSLFLNNRTLLFTSVLFFVAIVLVLILYKDTASGGLQEELLELQRSTGGSQNEEALSIRHQLEKDEEIRKLFERESYKLQQMERTYDKVVSAYEEWERDTFHVQEQAGVYKERYMFPHFYTHAHLLPAFERLEKMQQLYRELGKQTERKKLLQEMISQFEHKLEDVMEDTASGNLHMISDRIQKEKEKQQTRQQLLQKLTDWQEEHGLLQQQVQQLVAERDQLWNMAGSADEEMFFEAGKQAEKREDAERQVQRLLPQIDMLEQRLTSLSLGEHYQVQGYEGQLRQEALLIEKLMLQEKEITHRIAEYRVEIANLEEGSTYGDLLHEWEMKKSHVREQVKKWAAYATAKTVLTKTKQYYHEVQLPRILQKAEEYFVYLTGGQYIKIFSPSEEEPFIVERGDGTRFYSHELSQATAEQLYLSLRFALAQTFEHSYPFIIDDSFVHFDALRTERTIELVKDIAKDRQVIFFTCHAHLLSFFKEKQIMKLTRERKANAM, via the coding sequence ATGAAGATTGAAAAACTCCATATTTACGGTTATGGGAAATTAGAAAATGTGGAAATCGACCTTTCATTGCTGACGGTGTTGTACGGAGAAAATGAAGCGGGAAAATCAACGATTCGCTCGTTTATGAAGAGTATATTGTTTGGTTTTCCGACAAGAGGACAGCGGCGCTATGAGCCGAAAGAAGGCGGGAAGTATGGCGGTGCGATGACCGTGATAACAGAGCAGCATGGGCGTTTAAAAATCGAGCGTCTTCCAAAAACGGCTGCTGGTGAAGTGACGGTTTATTTTCAAGATGGAAAAACAGGCGGCGAAGAAGTGTTGCATGGGTTGTTAAGTGGAATGAACGAAGGACTGTTTGATTCTGTTTTTTCATTTGATATGCACGGTTTGCAAAATATTCATCATGTAGGCGAAGCAGAAATCGGGAATTATTTATTTTCAGCAAGTGCAGTTGGAAGCGATGCGCTACTGCAACTAGATAAAAAGTTAGAAAAAGAAATGGAGCAGCGTTTTAAGCCGAATGGTCGTAAGCCAGAAATTAATGCGTCGCTTCAAGAAGTAAAGAAAATCCAGGAGAAGCTTACAGAGTGGCAAGGGAAAATTGATACGTATGAAAAGCTGACGCAGCAGCAAAAAGAGTGTGAACAGCGCCTCGTTTCGATTCGTAATGAAAAAGAGATGGCAGGGAAGCGAAAGCAAGACTATGAAGTGTTAGCAGCACTGCAGCCACTTGTTATTGAACAGCGTGCATATGAAAAATTGCTAGAAGAGCAGGCGCAGCCATTTCCTGTTCGCGGCATGATGCGTTATGAAACGATAAAGGCAAAGCTTGAACCACTTCAAGTGCAAGTAGATGCATTGACGAAAAGAATGGAAATGGTGCAATCGGAAGTAAATACAATCCAAATACAAGAAGAACTTCTTCAAAAAGAAAGCTATGTAGAAGAATTGCGCATGCAGTATATGTCATACGAAAATGCACGCCAAGAAATACGTGATCTCACAGGGCGCCTTGGACATATAAAAGATGAGATAGAAGAGCTTGAGCAGCAAATTGGTACGACATTTGAGCGAGAATCAGTCCTTTCGTTTGATACAAGTCTTGCGACAAAAGAACTAGTGACACAAACGGTGCAAAAGGCGAGGGAACTAGATGGGCGAAAGCAACAGTTAGATGAACGCTTTAAGGCTGTACAAGAGCAGTTAGAAGAGCAAGAAGATAACGTGAAGCAAATTCGTCAACAAATGTTGTCTGATGAAGAGCGGCAGACATATGTAGAAAAAGAGAAATCGTTTCAAGAAGCAATGTTTGCAGGAGCCGGTGCTGAACGTGTGAAACGTAAATATGAAGATCGGATGAAAGAAGTGCAGCAGAAAAAGCAACGTTGGCAGATGATCTGCTTTCTTTTATTGCTGGTGAATACAGGTGTTTTACTGACAAGCTTATTTCTTAATAACCGCACGTTGTTATTTACAAGTGTCCTATTTTTTGTAGCAATTGTGCTTGTCCTTATTTTATATAAAGACACCGCTTCTGGCGGCTTGCAAGAGGAACTGCTTGAATTGCAGCGGAGTACGGGAGGAAGCCAAAATGAAGAGGCGCTTTCAATCCGTCATCAACTAGAAAAAGATGAAGAAATCCGTAAGTTATTTGAGCGAGAATCTTATAAGTTACAACAAATGGAACGGACATATGATAAAGTCGTTTCTGCATACGAAGAATGGGAACGGGATACGTTTCATGTGCAAGAGCAAGCCGGCGTGTATAAAGAACGTTATATGTTTCCACACTTTTACACACATGCACATCTATTGCCAGCATTTGAACGACTTGAAAAAATGCAGCAGTTATACCGTGAGTTAGGGAAACAAACGGAGCGAAAAAAATTATTACAAGAAATGATTTCGCAGTTTGAACATAAACTAGAAGACGTTATGGAAGATACAGCTTCCGGCAATCTTCATATGATAAGCGACCGTATCCAAAAGGAAAAAGAAAAACAGCAAACGCGTCAGCAACTTCTGCAAAAGCTGACCGATTGGCAGGAAGAACACGGATTATTACAGCAGCAAGTGCAGCAACTAGTAGCAGAAAGAGATCAGCTATGGAATATGGCAGGATCTGCTGATGAAGAAATGTTTTTTGAAGCAGGTAAGCAAGCAGAAAAAAGGGAAGACGCAGAGAGACAAGTGCAGCGATTACTGCCGCAAATTGATATGTTAGAGCAGCGCCTAACAAGTTTATCGCTGGGGGAGCATTATCAAGTCCAAGGATATGAGGGACAACTTCGGCAAGAGGCGCTGCTTATTGAAAAGCTCATGTTACAGGAGAAGGAAATAACGCACCGTATTGCGGAATACCGCGTTGAAATTGCTAACTTAGAAGAAGGCAGTACGTACGGTGATTTACTGCATGAATGGGAAATGAAAAAGTCACATGTACGTGAGCAAGTGAAAAAGTGGGCCGCGTATGCGACAGCGAAAACAGTGTTAACAAAAACGAAACAATATTATCATGAAGTACAGCTGCCACGCATTTTGCAAAAGGCGGAGGAGTATTTTGTATACTTAACAGGTGGCCAGTATATAAAGATCTTTTCACCGTCAGAGGAGGAACCATTTATAGTGGAACGCGGCGATGGCACTCGTTTTTACAGTCATGAACTGAGTCAAGCGACAGCGGAACAGTTGTACTTGTCACTCCGTTTTGCGCTAGCCCAAACATTTGAACACTCGTATCCATTTATTATCGATGATAGCTTTGTGCATTTTGATGCACTACGGACGGAAAGAACGATAGAGCTTGTGAAAGATATTGCGAAAGATAGGCAAGTGATTTTCTTTACATGTCATGCTCATCTATTATCTTTCTTTAAGGAAAAACAGATTATGAAATTAACACGTGAACGTAAAGCAAATGCCATGTAA